The following are from one region of the Hyla sarda isolate aHylSar1 chromosome 6, aHylSar1.hap1, whole genome shotgun sequence genome:
- the ITPA gene encoding inosine triphosphate pyrophosphatase, translated as MAAATGRSVVFVTGNAKKLEEVIQILGDNFPYKLIAQKIDLPEYQGEPDEISIQKCKEAARQIRGPVIVEDTCLCFNALGGLPGPYIKWFLDKLKPEGLHRMLAGFEDKSAYALCTFAYSRGEPEEPVLLFRGKTPGQIVSPRGPRDFGWDPCFQPDGFDQTYAELPKEVKNSISHRYRALKELSDYFIQNGAPKS; from the exons ATGGCTGCGGCCACAGGCAGGAGCGTCGTGTTTGTCACCGGGAACGCGAAGAAGCTGGAGGAG GTCATCCAGATACTTGGAGATAATTTTCCTTATAAACTCATCGCTCAGAAGATAGACT TGCCTGAATACCAAGGAGAACCCGACGAAATATCCATTCAGAAGTGTAAAGAAGCCGCAAGACAG ATTCGGGGTCCGGTCATAGTAGAAGACacttgtctgtgcttcaatgctCTGGGTGGTCTCCCCGGCCCTTACAT AAAATGGTTCCTTGACAAACTAAAACCTGAAG GGTTGCACCGCATGTTGGCCGGATTTGAGGATAAATCAGCTTATGCCCTGTGCACGTTTGCATACAGCAGGGGAGAGCCGGAGGAGCCTGTTCTGCTGTTCAGAGGAAAAACCCCG GGTCAGATAGTCTCCCCGCGAGGACCCCGGGACTTCGGGTGGGATCCCTGTTTCCAGCCCGATGGCTTTGATCAGAC GTATGCAGAGCTGCCGAAAGAGGTGAAGAATAGTATTTCCCATCGGTACAGAGCCCTGAAAGAATTGTCTGATTACTTTATCCAGAACGGCGCCCCCAAGAGCTGA